Proteins from one Enterobacter bugandensis genomic window:
- the ruvX gene encoding Holliday junction resolvase RuvX, whose protein sequence is MSGTLLAFDFGTKSIGVAVGQRITGTARPLTALKANDGTPDWNLIERLLKEWQPDDVIVGLPLNMDGTEQPLTARARKFANKIHGRFGVSVKLHDERLSTVEARAGLFEHGGFRALNKGSVDSASAVIILESYFEQGF, encoded by the coding sequence ATGAGCGGCACCCTTCTCGCCTTCGACTTCGGCACCAAAAGCATCGGCGTCGCCGTGGGTCAACGGATCACCGGCACCGCCCGCCCGCTCACGGCGCTGAAAGCTAACGACGGCACGCCGGACTGGAACCTTATTGAGCGCCTGCTCAAAGAGTGGCAGCCGGACGACGTGATTGTCGGCCTGCCGCTGAACATGGACGGCACCGAGCAACCGCTTACCGCCCGCGCGCGTAAATTCGCCAATAAAATCCATGGCCGCTTTGGCGTCTCCGTGAAGCTTCACGACGAGCGTCTCAGCACCGTCGAAGCGCGTGCAGGCCTGTTTGAACACGGTGGCTTCCGGGCGCTTAACAAAGGCAGCGTAGACTCCGCTTCAGCCGTTATCATCCTCGAAAGCTACTTCGAACAGGGCTTTTAA
- a CDS encoding type IV pilus twitching motility protein PilT, giving the protein MDVEEIVALSVKHNVSDLHLCSDSPPRWRRLGRLEPAPFPPPDVGALLKAWLNDEQQGAWWANGQVDFAVTVTGDQRLRGSAFKQMKGISVTLRLLPRSCPQLPSLGVPRAIPELLSSDNGLILVTGATGSGKSTTLAAMIDFLNRHTDGHILTLEDPVEFMYQSERCLIQQREIGQHSPSFAEALRSALREDPDVILLGELRDSETIRLALTAAETGHLVLATLHTRGAAQAIERLVDTFPAQEKDPVRNQLAGSLRAVLAQKLLPDLQGGRVALYELLVNTAAAANLIREGKTWQLPGIIQTGQQAGMQNFDQSLAERRAQGRL; this is encoded by the coding sequence ATGGATGTGGAAGAAATTGTGGCCCTTAGTGTAAAGCATAACGTCTCCGATCTACACCTGTGCAGTGATTCACCACCGCGCTGGCGCAGATTGGGCCGCCTTGAGCCGGCCCCGTTTCCGCCGCCGGATGTCGGGGCGTTGCTAAAGGCGTGGCTCAACGACGAACAGCAGGGCGCATGGTGGGCAAACGGGCAGGTCGATTTTGCCGTGACGGTCACAGGAGACCAGCGTCTGCGCGGCAGTGCGTTTAAGCAGATGAAGGGCATCTCCGTTACCCTGCGGCTGTTGCCGCGTTCCTGTCCGCAGCTCCCTTCGCTTGGGGTGCCGCGCGCTATTCCCGAACTGTTGTCCAGCGACAACGGGTTGATTCTGGTAACGGGAGCGACCGGCAGCGGTAAATCCACCACGCTGGCCGCAATGATCGACTTCCTCAACCGCCATACTGACGGCCATATCCTCACGCTTGAAGATCCGGTGGAGTTTATGTACCAGAGTGAACGTTGCCTGATTCAGCAGCGGGAGATAGGCCAGCACAGCCCGTCATTTGCAGAGGCGCTGCGCAGTGCGTTACGCGAGGACCCGGACGTTATTTTGCTGGGGGAGCTGCGCGACAGCGAAACGATCCGCCTGGCGCTGACGGCGGCGGAGACCGGGCATCTGGTGCTGGCGACGCTGCACACGCGCGGGGCAGCACAGGCGATTGAACGGCTGGTCGATACGTTCCCGGCGCAGGAGAAAGATCCGGTGCGTAACCAGCTGGCTGGCAGCCTGCGGGCAGTGCTGGCGCAAAAGCTGCTTCCCGATCTTCAGGGCGGGCGCGTCGCGCTGTACGAGCTGCTGGTAAACACCGCGGCGGCGGCGAATCTGATTCGTGAGGGGAAGACGTGGCAGCTGCCCGGCATCATTCAAACCGGCCAGCAGGCGGGAATGCAGAACTTTGACCAGAGCCTGGCGGAGAGACGGGCACAGGGGCGGCTTTAG
- a CDS encoding YggS family pyridoxal phosphate-dependent enzyme — MNDIAHNLAQVRDKISAAATRCGRASEEITLLAVSKTKPASAIAEAIAAGHRAFGENYVQEGVDKIRYFQEQETSDLQWHFIGPLQSNKSRLVAEHFDWCHTIDRLRIASRLNDQRPAEMPALNVLIQINISDENSKSGIALSELDALAAEVAALPRLTLRGLMAIPAPESSYERQFAVAQQMAVAFEALKARYETVDTLSLGMSDDMEAAIAAGSTMVRIGTAIFGARDYTK, encoded by the coding sequence ATGAACGACATTGCGCATAACCTGGCACAGGTCCGGGACAAAATCTCAGCCGCTGCAACGCGTTGCGGCCGTGCTTCAGAAGAAATTACGCTACTTGCAGTCAGCAAAACCAAGCCTGCGAGCGCCATCGCAGAAGCGATTGCTGCAGGTCACCGGGCGTTTGGCGAAAACTACGTGCAGGAAGGTGTGGATAAAATTCGCTACTTCCAGGAGCAGGAGACGTCCGATCTGCAATGGCACTTTATTGGTCCCCTGCAGTCGAACAAAAGCCGTCTGGTGGCAGAGCACTTTGACTGGTGCCATACCATCGACCGTCTGCGTATTGCTTCCCGTCTGAATGACCAGCGCCCGGCGGAGATGCCTGCGCTTAACGTGCTGATTCAAATCAACATCAGTGATGAAAACAGCAAGTCCGGCATTGCGCTGAGCGAGCTGGATGCGCTGGCCGCAGAGGTGGCCGCCCTGCCGCGCTTAACCCTGCGCGGGCTGATGGCCATTCCGGCACCTGAGTCAAGTTATGAAAGGCAGTTTGCCGTGGCACAGCAAATGGCTGTAGCATTTGAGGCGCTTAAAGCGCGCTATGAAACGGTAGACACGCTTTCACTGGGCATGTCGGATGATATGGAAGCCGCCATCGCGGCAGGCAGCACTATGGTGCGCATCGGCACAGCCATTTTCGGTGCGCGCGACTACACCAAATAA
- a CDS encoding YggT family protein — protein MKTLTFLLSTVIELYTMALLLRVWMQWARCDFYNPFSQFVVKITQPVVGPLRRIIPAMGPIDSASLLVAFILSVLKAIVLFMVITFQPIIWIAAVLILIKTVGLLIFWVLLVMAIMSWVSQGRSPVEYALIQLAEPLLRPIRNLLPSMGGIDFSPMILVLLLYVINMGIAELLQSTGDMLLPGLWMAL, from the coding sequence ATGAAGACGTTGACTTTCCTGCTCTCAACGGTCATTGAGCTGTACACGATGGCGCTTTTGCTGCGCGTCTGGATGCAGTGGGCCCGCTGTGACTTTTACAATCCGTTCTCCCAGTTTGTCGTGAAAATCACGCAACCTGTTGTCGGACCGCTGCGCCGTATTATCCCGGCCATGGGCCCCATCGACAGCGCTTCGCTGCTGGTGGCGTTTATTCTGAGCGTGCTCAAAGCCATCGTGCTGTTTATGGTCATCACCTTCCAGCCGATTATCTGGATTGCCGCCGTTCTGATTCTGATCAAAACCGTCGGTTTGCTGATCTTCTGGGTACTGCTGGTGATGGCGATCATGAGCTGGGTAAGCCAGGGGCGTAGCCCGGTAGAGTACGCCTTGATTCAGCTGGCCGAGCCGCTGCTGCGTCCGATCCGTAACCTGCTCCCGTCCATGGGCGGCATCGACTTCTCCCCGATGATCCTGGTGCTGCTGCTCTATGTGATCAACATGGGGATCGCCGAACTGCTCCAGTCTACGGGCGATATGCTGCTGCCGGGGCTGTGGATGGCGCTATGA
- the yggU gene encoding DUF167 family protein YggU, with the protein MSAVSTCTDGLVLRLYIQPKASRDSIVGLHGDELKVAITAPPVDGQANAHLTKYLAKQFRVAKSQVIIEKGELGRHKQVKILNPQSIPTEVAALTEQD; encoded by the coding sequence ATGAGTGCAGTAAGCACCTGCACCGACGGGCTGGTTTTACGGCTGTATATTCAGCCGAAAGCCAGCCGTGACAGTATTGTTGGGCTGCATGGCGACGAGCTAAAGGTCGCCATCACCGCCCCACCGGTCGATGGCCAGGCGAACGCGCATCTGACCAAATATCTGGCAAAACAGTTTCGCGTCGCCAAAAGCCAGGTCATCATTGAAAAAGGTGAACTTGGGCGGCATAAACAGGTAAAAATCCTTAATCCGCAATCTATCCCGACGGAAGTCGCGGCTCTGACAGAACAGGACTAA
- a CDS encoding XTP/dITP diphosphatase, with product MQKVVLATGNAGKVRELASLLNDFGLDVVAQTELGVESAEETGLTFIENAILKARHAAQVTGLPAIADDSGLAVDFLGGAPGIYSARYSGVDATDQQNLEKLLVALKDVPDEQRTAQFHCVLVYMRHAEDPTPIVCHGSWPGVITREAAGNGGFGYDPIFFVPTEGKTAAELTREEKSAISHRGRALKLLLEALRNG from the coding sequence ATGCAGAAAGTTGTTCTCGCGACCGGTAACGCCGGTAAAGTGCGCGAGCTGGCCTCGCTATTAAATGATTTTGGGCTGGACGTGGTGGCTCAGACCGAGCTGGGCGTGGAGTCCGCCGAAGAGACGGGCCTGACGTTTATCGAAAACGCCATTCTGAAAGCGCGCCATGCGGCGCAGGTAACCGGCCTGCCCGCGATTGCCGACGACTCCGGTCTGGCCGTGGATTTTCTCGGCGGTGCGCCGGGGATTTACTCCGCGCGCTATTCCGGGGTGGACGCCACCGACCAGCAGAATCTGGAAAAGCTGCTCGTGGCCCTGAAGGACGTTCCCGACGAACAGCGTACCGCGCAGTTCCACTGCGTGCTGGTCTACATGCGTCATGCGGAAGACCCGACGCCGATTGTCTGTCACGGCAGCTGGCCGGGCGTGATTACCCGTGAAGCGGCGGGCAACGGCGGCTTTGGCTACGACCCGATTTTCTTTGTCCCGACCGAGGGCAAAACCGCTGCGGAACTGACCCGCGAAGAGAAAAGCGCGATTTCCCACCGTGGACGCGCGCTGAAACTGTTACTGGAAGCGTTACGTAATGGCTAA
- the hemW gene encoding radical SAM family heme chaperone HemW: protein MANLPPLSLYIHIPWCVQKCPYCDFNSHALKGEVPHDDYVAHLLADLDADVPYAQGREVKTIFIGGGTPSLLSGPAMQTLLDGVRARLNLAADAEITMEANPGTVEADRFVDYQRAGVNRISIGVQSFSEPKLKRLGRIHGPEEAKRAANLATGLGLRSFNLDLMHGLPDQSLEEALDDLRQAIELNPPHLSWYQLTIEPNTLFGSRPPVLPDDDALWDIFEQGHTLLTAAGYQQYETSAYAKPGFQCQHNLNYWRFGDYLGIGCGAHGKVTFPDGRILRTAKTRHPRGFMEGRYLERQHDVEAADKPFEFFMNRFRLLEAAPRAEFSLYTGLAESVIRPQIDEALAKGYLTESEECWQITEHGKLFLNSLLELFLAEDS from the coding sequence ATGGCTAATTTGCCGCCTCTGAGTCTTTATATTCATATCCCGTGGTGCGTGCAGAAATGCCCGTACTGTGATTTCAATTCGCACGCGCTGAAGGGCGAAGTGCCGCACGATGACTACGTTGCGCATCTGCTGGCCGACCTGGACGCCGATGTACCTTACGCACAGGGACGTGAAGTTAAGACCATTTTCATTGGTGGCGGTACGCCGAGCCTGCTGTCAGGCCCGGCGATGCAAACGCTGCTGGACGGCGTGCGTGCGCGCCTGAACCTGGCGGCGGATGCGGAAATTACGATGGAAGCCAACCCCGGCACCGTTGAGGCCGACCGTTTTGTCGACTATCAGCGCGCGGGCGTGAACCGTATCTCCATCGGCGTGCAGAGCTTTAGCGAGCCGAAGCTGAAGCGTCTGGGTCGCATTCACGGCCCGGAAGAGGCGAAGCGCGCGGCGAACCTGGCAACGGGGCTTGGGCTGCGCAGCTTTAACCTCGATTTGATGCATGGCCTGCCGGATCAGTCGCTGGAAGAGGCGCTGGACGATCTGCGCCAGGCAATTGAACTGAACCCGCCGCATTTGTCGTGGTATCAGCTCACCATCGAGCCAAACACGCTGTTCGGCTCCCGCCCGCCGGTGCTGCCGGATGACGACGCGCTGTGGGATATCTTCGAGCAGGGCCACACGCTTTTGACCGCTGCCGGGTATCAGCAGTATGAAACGTCCGCCTACGCGAAGCCGGGCTTCCAGTGTCAGCACAACCTGAACTACTGGCGTTTTGGTGATTATCTGGGGATTGGCTGCGGCGCCCACGGCAAGGTGACCTTCCCGGATGGTCGCATCCTTCGCACCGCCAAAACCCGCCACCCGCGCGGATTTATGGAAGGACGCTACCTGGAGCGTCAGCACGACGTTGAGGCGGCGGATAAGCCGTTTGAGTTCTTTATGAACCGTTTCCGCCTGCTGGAAGCCGCGCCGCGCGCGGAGTTTTCGCTGTACACCGGCCTGGCGGAATCGGTGATTCGTCCGCAGATTGACGAAGCGCTGGCAAAGGGGTATCTCACCGAGAGTGAGGAATGCTGGCAGATCACCGAGCACGGCAAGCTGTTCTTAAACTCCCTTCTTGAGCTGTTCCTCGCTGAAGATTCCTGA
- a CDS encoding YggN family protein codes for MRKTLLAVALMATGFTAHADYQCSVTPRDDVVLSPQTVQVKGENGNLVITPEGNVTFNGKQYNLTAAQREQAKDYQADLRTALPWINEGALTRVEKSRVALDKIITKEVGESSNMRSRLTKLDKQLKEQMNRIIETRSDGLTFHYKAIDQVRADGQQLVNQAMGGILQDSINEMGAKAVLKGGGNPLQGVLGSLGGLQTSIQNEWKNQEDDFQQFGKDVCKRVVSLEDSRKALVGTLK; via the coding sequence ATGCGCAAAACGTTGCTGGCTGTTGCTTTGATGGCAACCGGATTCACCGCCCATGCGGATTATCAATGTAGCGTCACCCCGCGTGATGACGTGGTGTTAAGCCCGCAAACCGTGCAGGTCAAAGGCGAGAACGGCAATCTGGTGATTACGCCGGAAGGGAACGTCACCTTTAACGGCAAACAGTACAACCTGACTGCCGCACAGCGTGAGCAGGCGAAAGATTATCAGGCCGATTTGCGTACCGCGCTGCCATGGATTAATGAAGGCGCCCTGACGCGCGTCGAAAAGAGCCGCGTCGCGCTGGACAAAATCATCACTAAAGAGGTGGGGGAGAGCAGTAATATGCGCTCCCGCCTTACGAAGCTCGACAAGCAGCTCAAAGAGCAGATGAACCGCATTATCGAGACGCGCTCTGATGGCCTGACGTTCCACTATAAGGCGATCGATCAGGTCCGCGCTGACGGCCAGCAGCTGGTGAACCAGGCGATGGGCGGCATCCTGCAGGACAGCATCAACGAGATGGGCGCCAAAGCCGTGCTGAAAGGCGGCGGTAACCCGCTGCAGGGTGTGCTGGGCAGCCTTGGCGGCTTGCAGACTTCCATTCAGAACGAGTGGAAGAACCAGGAAGATGATTTCCAGCAGTTCGGCAAAGACGTGTGTAAACGCGTGGTGTCGCTGGAAGATAGCCGGAAGGCGCTGGTGGGGACGCTGAAGTAA
- a CDS encoding YggL family protein → MAKNRSRRLRKKMHIEEFQEVGFSVAWRFPEGTSVEQIDQDVDAFINEVIEPNKLAFDGSGYLAWEGLICTQEVGKCTEEHQALVRKWLEEHKLEDVRVSELFDVWWD, encoded by the coding sequence ATGGCAAAGAATCGTAGCCGTCGTCTGCGTAAAAAGATGCACATCGAAGAATTCCAGGAAGTGGGCTTCTCCGTTGCCTGGCGTTTCCCGGAAGGCACCAGCGTTGAGCAGATCGACCAGGACGTTGATGCGTTCATCAACGAGGTGATCGAGCCTAACAAGCTGGCCTTCGACGGTAGCGGCTACCTGGCATGGGAAGGTCTGATCTGCACCCAGGAAGTGGGCAAATGCACCGAAGAACATCAGGCCCTGGTTCGCAAATGGCTTGAAGAGCACAAGCTGGAAGATGTCCGCGTGAGCGAACTTTTCGACGTTTGGTGGGACTAA
- the trmB gene encoding tRNA (guanosine(46)-N7)-methyltransferase TrmB: MKNDVISPEFDENGRPLRRIRSFVRRQGRLTKGQQHALDNYWPVMGVEFSEQPLDFTELFGRDAPVTLEIGFGMGTSLVTMAKARPEQNFLGIEVHSPGVGACLATAHEEGVENLRVMCHDAVEVLHKMIPDNSLNMVQLFFPDPWHKARHNKRRIVQAPFAELVKSKLKLGGVFHMATDWEPYAEHMLEVMSSLDGYKNQSESNDYVPRPESRPVTKFEQRGHRLGHGVWDLMFERVK, translated from the coding sequence ATGAAAAACGACGTCATTTCACCGGAATTTGATGAAAACGGTCGCCCGCTGCGCCGTATTCGCAGCTTTGTCCGCCGTCAGGGCCGCCTGACCAAAGGGCAGCAACACGCGCTGGACAACTACTGGCCGGTGATGGGCGTTGAGTTCAGCGAGCAGCCGCTCGACTTTACCGAACTGTTTGGCCGCGACGCGCCCGTCACGCTGGAGATCGGGTTTGGTATGGGCACCTCGCTGGTCACCATGGCGAAAGCGCGCCCGGAGCAGAACTTCCTCGGCATTGAAGTACACTCGCCGGGCGTCGGCGCGTGCCTGGCAACGGCCCACGAAGAGGGCGTTGAGAACCTGCGCGTGATGTGTCACGACGCGGTGGAAGTGCTGCACAAAATGATTCCTGACAATTCTTTGAACATGGTTCAGCTCTTTTTCCCTGACCCATGGCACAAAGCGCGTCATAATAAACGCCGTATCGTTCAGGCACCGTTTGCCGAGCTGGTGAAAAGCAAGCTCAAGCTGGGCGGCGTTTTCCACATGGCGACCGACTGGGAACCGTATGCGGAACACATGCTGGAAGTGATGTCGTCGCTGGACGGGTACAAAAATCAGTCCGAGAGCAACGACTACGTACCGCGTCCGGAATCGCGTCCGGTGACAAAATTTGAACAGCGTGGCCATCGTCTTGGTCACGGCGTATGGGACTTAATGTTCGAGAGGGTGAAATAA
- the mutY gene encoding A/G-specific adenine glycosylase has product MQASQFSAQVLDWYDKYGRKTLPWQIEKTPYKVWLSEVMLQQTQVATVIPYFERFMARFPTVTDLANAPLDEVLHLWTGLGYYARARNLHKAAQQVATRHNGKFPETFDEVADLPGVGRSTAGAILSLSLGKHFPILDGNVKRVLARCYAVDGWPGKKDVEKRLWEIAEAVTPAKGVERFNQAMMDLGAMVCTRSKPKCELCPVNNLCVAYANQSWAQYPGKKPKQTLPERTGYMLLMQHGDEVFLAQRPPSGLWGGLYCFPQFEDEDLLREWLKQRGIAADTLTQLTAFRHTFSHFHLDIVPMWLPVSSFTSCMDEGTALWYNLAQPPSVGLAAPVERLLQQLRAGAMV; this is encoded by the coding sequence ATGCAAGCCTCTCAATTTTCAGCCCAGGTGCTGGACTGGTACGACAAATACGGGCGTAAAACCCTGCCCTGGCAAATTGAAAAAACGCCCTACAAAGTATGGCTCTCCGAGGTGATGTTGCAACAAACGCAGGTCGCCACCGTGATCCCTTACTTCGAGCGTTTTATGGCACGCTTCCCGACGGTCACCGACCTGGCAAACGCGCCGTTGGACGAAGTGCTGCACCTGTGGACCGGGCTGGGCTATTACGCCCGCGCGCGCAACCTGCACAAGGCCGCGCAGCAGGTCGCCACCCGCCACAACGGTAAATTCCCGGAAACCTTCGACGAGGTGGCCGATTTACCCGGTGTCGGACGTTCAACCGCAGGCGCGATCCTCTCCCTTTCATTAGGCAAGCATTTCCCGATCCTCGACGGCAACGTGAAGCGCGTGCTCGCACGCTGCTACGCCGTTGACGGCTGGCCGGGTAAGAAAGACGTTGAAAAACGCCTGTGGGAGATCGCTGAAGCGGTCACCCCGGCGAAGGGCGTAGAGCGTTTTAACCAGGCGATGATGGATCTTGGCGCGATGGTCTGCACGCGCTCAAAACCAAAATGCGAGCTCTGCCCGGTGAACAACCTCTGCGTGGCGTATGCCAACCAGTCATGGGCGCAGTATCCGGGTAAGAAACCTAAACAGACGCTGCCGGAGCGCACCGGCTATATGCTGCTGATGCAGCACGGTGACGAGGTCTTCCTCGCCCAGCGTCCGCCGAGCGGTCTGTGGGGTGGTCTATACTGCTTCCCACAGTTTGAAGATGAAGACTTGCTGCGTGAATGGCTTAAACAGCGCGGCATTGCGGCAGATACCCTGACGCAGCTGACCGCGTTTCGCCACACCTTCAGCCATTTCCATCTGGATATAGTACCGATGTGGCTTCCCGTGTCCTCATTCACCTCCTGCATGGATGAAGGCACCGCTCTCTGGTATAACTTAGCGCAACCGCCATCAGTCGGGCTGGCGGCTCCCGTGGAGCGCCTGTTACAGCAATTACGTGCCGGTGCAATGGTTTAG
- a CDS encoding oxidative damage protection protein encodes MARTIFCTFLQRDAEGQDFQLYPGDLGKRIYNEISKEAWGQWQKKQTMLINEKKLSMMNPEHRKLLEQEMVSFLFEGKDVHIEGYTPPEK; translated from the coding sequence ATGGCCAGAACCATTTTTTGTACTTTCCTGCAGCGCGACGCTGAAGGCCAGGATTTCCAGCTCTACCCGGGCGACCTGGGCAAGCGCATCTATAACGAGATCTCCAAAGAAGCCTGGGGACAGTGGCAGAAAAAACAGACCATGCTGATCAACGAGAAAAAGCTCAGCATGATGAACCCGGAGCACCGCAAGCTGCTGGAGCAGGAGATGGTGAGCTTCCTGTTCGAGGGCAAAGACGTCCACATCGAAGGCTATACGCCGCCGGAAAAATAA
- the mltC gene encoding membrane-bound lytic murein transglycosylase MltC has translation MKKLLALALVAPLLVSCSSKKGDDYNEAWVKDTNGFDILMGQFAHNIENIWGFNEVLIAGPKDYVKYTDAYLTRSHINFDEGTITIETIAGTDPAARLRQAIVKTLLMGDDPGSIDLYSDADDITISKEPFLYGQVVDQTGQPIRWEGRATKFADYLLQTRLKSRSNGLKIIYSVTINLVPNHLDKRAHKYLGMVRQASRKYGVDESLILAIMQTESSFNPYAVSRSDALGLMQVVQHSAGKDVFRSQGKSGTPSRSYLFDPQSNIDTGTAYLAMLNNVYLGGIDNPTSRRYAVITAYNGGAGSVLRVFSNDKVQAANIINSMAPGDVYSTLTTRHPSAESRRYLYKVNTAQKNYRRR, from the coding sequence ATGAAAAAACTTTTAGCGCTAGCCCTTGTTGCGCCGTTGCTGGTCTCGTGCTCGTCCAAAAAAGGCGATGATTACAATGAAGCCTGGGTCAAGGACACCAACGGTTTTGACATTTTGATGGGGCAGTTTGCCCATAACATCGAGAACATATGGGGATTTAACGAAGTTCTTATTGCCGGACCGAAGGACTACGTTAAGTACACCGACGCCTATCTGACCCGTAGCCACATCAACTTTGATGAGGGTACGATCACCATTGAGACCATCGCAGGCACCGACCCTGCGGCACGGCTGCGTCAGGCGATCGTCAAAACCCTGCTGATGGGTGACGATCCGGGATCTATCGATCTCTACTCCGATGCGGACGACATCACCATTTCGAAAGAGCCGTTCCTGTACGGTCAGGTTGTCGACCAGACCGGACAGCCGATCCGCTGGGAAGGTCGCGCCACGAAATTTGCCGACTACCTGCTGCAGACGCGCCTGAAGAGCCGCTCTAACGGCCTGAAGATTATCTACAGCGTTACCATTAACCTTGTCCCGAACCACCTCGACAAGCGTGCGCATAAGTATCTGGGTATGGTGCGTCAGGCGTCGCGTAAGTATGGCGTGGACGAGTCGCTGATCCTGGCGATTATGCAGACCGAATCCTCGTTCAACCCGTACGCGGTGAGCCGTTCCGACGCGCTGGGGCTGATGCAGGTTGTCCAGCACAGCGCCGGTAAAGACGTCTTCCGCTCGCAGGGGAAATCCGGCACGCCGAGCCGCAGCTATCTGTTCGATCCGCAAAGCAACATTGATACCGGCACGGCCTATCTGGCGATGCTGAACAATGTCTATCTCGGCGGAATTGATAACCCGACGTCGCGTCGCTACGCGGTGATCACCGCCTATAACGGCGGCGCGGGCAGCGTGCTGCGCGTCTTCTCGAATGACAAAGTGCAGGCTGCGAACATCATCAACAGCATGGCGCCGGGGGATGTTTACTCCACCCTCACCACCCGCCACCCGTCTGCGGAATCCCGCCGGTACCTGTATAAGGTGAATACGGCGCAGAAAAATTATCGTCGTCGATAA
- a CDS encoding nucleoside permease, with protein MNLKLQLKILSFLQFCLWGSWLTTLGSYMFVTLKFDGASIGAVYSSLGIAAVFMPTLLGIVADKWLSAKWLYMLCHLVGAGTLFMAAEVTTPGAMFMVILLNSLAYMPTLGLINSISYYRLKSAGLDIVTDFPPIRIWGTIGFIMAMWGVSFAGFELSHMQLYIGAALSVLLALFTLTLPTIPVSNQQKNQSWSTMLGLDAFALFKNKRMAIFFIFSMLLGAELQITNMFGNTFLHSFDNDPLFAGSFIVEHASVMMSISQISETLFILTIPFFLSRYGIKNVMLISIAAWMLRFGLFAYGDPSAFGTVLLVLSMIVYGCAFDFFNISGSVFVEKEVKPEIRASAQGMFLMMTNGFGCILGGVVSGKVVEMYTTNGITDWQPVWLIFAAYSLVLFFAFLALFKYKHVRTAHGTQPIAH; from the coding sequence ATGAACCTTAAGCTGCAGCTTAAAATCTTGTCGTTTCTGCAGTTCTGCCTGTGGGGTAGCTGGCTGACTACACTCGGCTCCTATATGTTTGTGACGCTCAAGTTTGATGGTGCGTCAATCGGTGCCGTCTACAGCTCGCTGGGTATTGCGGCTGTTTTCATGCCAACGCTGCTCGGTATCGTGGCGGATAAATGGTTAAGTGCGAAATGGCTGTATATGCTTTGCCATCTGGTGGGTGCGGGGACGCTGTTTATGGCGGCCGAAGTGACCACGCCGGGGGCGATGTTTATGGTGATCCTGCTTAACTCGCTGGCGTATATGCCAACGCTTGGGCTGATCAACTCCATCTCCTACTACCGCCTGAAATCTGCCGGCCTGGATATCGTCACCGACTTCCCGCCAATCCGTATCTGGGGCACCATCGGCTTTATCATGGCGATGTGGGGCGTGAGCTTCGCGGGCTTCGAGCTGAGCCACATGCAGCTGTATATTGGTGCTGCGCTCTCCGTACTGCTGGCGCTGTTCACCCTGACGCTGCCAACCATTCCGGTGTCTAACCAGCAGAAAAACCAGAGCTGGAGCACCATGCTTGGCCTGGATGCCTTCGCGCTGTTCAAAAACAAGCGCATGGCGATCTTCTTTATCTTCTCTATGCTGCTGGGCGCGGAGCTGCAAATCACCAACATGTTCGGCAACACCTTCCTGCACAGCTTCGATAACGATCCGCTGTTTGCCGGGAGCTTTATCGTTGAGCACGCGTCGGTGATGATGTCCATCTCGCAGATCTCCGAGACGCTGTTCATCCTGACCATCCCGTTCTTCCTGAGCCGCTACGGCATCAAAAACGTCATGCTGATCAGTATCGCCGCGTGGATGCTGCGCTTCGGCCTGTTCGCCTACGGCGACCCGAGCGCGTTCGGCACCGTGCTGCTGGTGCTGTCGATGATTGTTTACGGCTGCGCCTTCGACTTCTTCAACATTTCCGGTTCGGTGTTTGTGGAAAAAGAGGTGAAGCCTGAAATCCGCGCCAGCGCGCAGGGCATGTTCCTGATGATGACTAACGGCTTCGGCTGTATTCTGGGCGGCGTGGTGAGCGGTAAAGTGGTTGAGATGTACACCACCAACGGTATCACCGACTGGCAGCCCGTGTGGCTGATCTTCGCGGCGTATTCGCTGGTGCTGTTCTTCGCGTTCCTCGCGCTGTTCAAGTACAAGCACGTTCGCACAGCGCACGGTACACAGCCGATTGCGCATTAA